From the genome of Ooceraea biroi isolate clonal line C1 chromosome 10, Obir_v5.4, whole genome shotgun sequence:
acgagactgtcgcAGCTGATcattatcgacaccaattgtacaagttgaagcaagcattggaccaaaaacgaccaccaatcgcgagtaaacgacggaaagtgattcttcttcgtgacaacgctcgacctcacgttgcgttatcagtgaaacaaacaccattagagcttgaatgggaagtcttaccgcaccccgcgtattctccattgctccatgcgattattatttgttccggtcgatgcaagacgctttagaggatacacactttcataatttggaagaagtgcgaaaattcgtcgacgaatggatcaactgaaaagaagagtgattttatcgtggtggaatccatctcttgccagagcattaaatgttgatcgtacaacagttgccaaacatttacatgaaatgggaaaaattcagaaagaagggaaatgggttcgacatgaattatcggaaagtgccattgcgacccggttgaacatttgcatttcgttgatcgccaggcaaaaaaagaagagtcctttgtctcggattgttactggggatgaaaagtggatctgttttgataatccgaaacgcagaaaatcatgggtggatccaggcgaaccatcaacatccactccgagacgcaatattcacggttcaaaagtaatgctccgtatttggtgggatagtgtactatgagctgttaaatccgcatgagactgtcacggctgatcattatcgacaccaattgtacaagttgaagcaagcattggaccaaaaacgaccaccaatcgcgagtaaacgacggaaagtgattcttcttcgtgacaacgctcgacctcacgttgcgttatcagtgaaacaaacaccattagagcttgaatgggaagtcttaccgcaccccgcgtattctccattgctccatgcgattattatttgttccggtcgatgcaagacgctttagaggatacacactttcataatttggaagaagtgcgaaaattcgtcgacgaatggatcaactgaaaagaagagtcattttatcgtggtggaatccatctcttgccagaaagatgggaaaagttatagaaaaggaaggaaaatattttgattaaggtattcattcattatcatatttaaatacatgcgtttttgagcaaaaaaaaccctcaaaactaaatcacacccctaatatataagaacggtgatcacggcagggcacaacttgtatcgtaagtccatttctatgatgaagtggtacatttttgaacgaataataaataagaggaaagtacgaacctgtacataacgtttaggaaaataaattaaacatgcacctgtagttgtagagagaggaagaaagaataaataatatatattccatttatataacatttaaataacattttagtaacacgttatattattgttatattactgcaatttcgtttgagtgggaaattacaactaacatatacgttacatgtaacgaacatgttatattgcgtgtcacattctgttatattatggcaatatcattgttatatgactgtgtttgctgAGTCAGCTGTATTACCATCTAAAAATAAGTATCCTTAAGAGTATCTCGTTACAAGAATGAACTATGAATATCCCATGACATCCTATAAATAGCCTGTACAAACGTCGCGTAAACAATCTAATATACATACTTGCCATTTAAATTCGAAATGCGTTCATTACGAGGTTGCAGATTGACCAGTTTACACATGTAGCGCCATCTTGTCGCATCGTAAGATTTAAAGATGGCCGTCCAGTCAGCGGCATAGGAGGCTCCGAAGTGCTCCGAAGTGCAGTGCAGGCGTTCAATAGGTGATCCACGGTGTCGTGTCGTTCGGGAACGGTAACGAGGTCGGGTGCGTAGAGTGGTCACGCGGCATCTCGTGCGTCGCGGCTAAACATTCGCCGGAGGAGACGATCGAGCTCGTCAGGATGGGTCGCTCGCGTTCCAGATCGAAATCACCGAGTAGGCGGCGTCACAAGAGCAAGCACTCTCGCAAACGGTCCAAGTCACGCGAGAAGCATTCCAACAACAAGTACTCGGACAAGCCGAAGGAGCGCAGTTCCAAGTCGAGGTACGTGCAACCGGTATTGCTTCGATGTTGCAAAGATCGCTCTGTAACATGACGAGGAAAAAATTTCTCAATTTATCATGCGTTCAGCCATCTTGTCGTGCTTCGAACACGTTGGGATGGTTACGTTATGACGAAGAGAGATCCGCGGAGTCTCGCGCGAGTCATTGCACGTTTCGTCTCGCTATTGCGCGATAAATTCACGAGCTCGCATACGTATACGTGCGCGTCTCATCGTGACGTTGCGTTTGGACGACGTCCAACATAATAATGTTACGCATGTATGATTGTAAGTAACATTTTGTCGCGCACTTAATTGTTTGTAGAAAGCGGTCGCATTCCGCGTCGTCCAGCAGTGGATCGGATGCATCGGACGATGTGCACATTGTCAGTCACAAGAAACGCTCATACAGGGACAGAGACCGGAAGATGGACGAGGTAGAGAGGCTGGCCGAGATGGAACGGCAAAGGTAAACAGCAACGCTTTTATCGACAAGTTCCTCTTGATAGGTTGCTTGTTAGGATTAGAAAGTGCTACAAATGTTGGTGCTTTCTCAATCTGTGTTGCTTATCAAGCGGAACGCACataataaacttaataacatgatatttttgttatacgcCATCTTTTATAATTGTGTTGtcaggaaaaagaaagaattaatgAACAAAATCTTCACCTCGAGCACGGTCGGGTAAGAATgtgtaattatttcaagtgGTGGTGGTTTCTCTACTTAAAGTTGGTCAACGTGTATTGCAATTAGGTTTCTGTGAAAAGAATActtgaagaaaataatgtcATAACGTTTCCTTTCGTACTATCATACATTTAACAAATCTTGAACGTTGGTTCtgagattattttaatgtcgATGGATGCCTAAAGTAACAGCACTCAAAGTTTGATTAAGACTTTAGCATGCCGCTGAATTCACTTTCATTCAACAAAGGAGTGAGTTCTGGAATCAGTGCTCTGGAACGAGATTGCTGTTTATCTGTCTACAGACGTCAGCGTGAGGTGGAACAAAAGATGGTAGAGGAGGAAGCAGCGAAGCGTATAGAGGAGCTTGTACAGAAGCGGGTGGAAGAAGAGCTGGAGAAACGTAAAGAGGAGATCGAGGCGGAGGTACAGAGGCGGGTCGAGGAGGCGAAACGAGCCATGGAGCGCCAAATGATGGAGGAGATGGAATGGAGGCAGGCGAAACTACGTGAGGAGGAAAAACGAAGAGAGGTAAGATCTATCCATAGAAACTTTGGCCACTGGTAGCCCAAGCGCTGTTACGATCAGCAGGAAATCAATCTAGCGAGAGTCCTCCTTAGCGATTACACCGTGATCGAAACGCAGAGAGATAAACTTAGCCactgtattatttatacgccGTAGAGAGCCGATCgtttttaaatagctgtaatACGTCACGatatttagagagagagagagagagtgagaaccGTCCGGTCCTTAACAGACGAGAATAGAAAACGTCCGATAAATGTATTGAGGCTTTGCTCTAGTTGTTAAGTCGGACCACGTGCAATTTGCATCTTTCGCGTTATTGTAATCTTGATGTGACTGAAATCATATCCGCTTGATTTACAAATTGCGCTATCGGTACTTAAGAGAATCACCTTCGAATCACGTCGAGCCAACTCCGTCagttatgtacatatatttcgcGATCGCAGCGTTTGGGCTTGAAGCATTGTGGTTCACGATTGTGCTAcacgaaattaaaaagagaaaccACACTGCTTCGACTTCTCAGCATCCATTGATCTGGATTGAGGTCGCGTTGTTGAGAAGCTTATATTATGAGAAagattcttatatatataggcgcATGTATCGGTTGTTTTATGATTTATGatcaaattatatgtataccatgtatatatatatatttatatttatatttatatatatctctgtaCAACATTATTACCTTTTTCATCACACGATATTTGGATTGACGTTTGTATCAACGATTCTAGAAATGGTGCCTAAAACTGCTCCGATTCATTTGGATCGACAGTTTCATAGTTTCTACAATTGTTGTACATGTTGGTCAAAAAGCAAACCTTATATACTTGTCAGTCTAGTTTAAAGAAATCACGTATGTGTCGACATTGTTGCATCATACGATTTTTAAGAGAATGgaagtagaaaaaaagaaagtatcattgagtgaaaaaagaaacaatcccaaactttgtaatttattgaacaagagaaatttaatatctttaagtcttaaataaagttattttcaTATCAAATCATAGGAAAGTAATATTCTTCCCTGTacagttcttttttttattatcagttaaattaatatagctgtaatattatgttatgatactgcataaaatatataaacagaTAAAAATAGCTTGGAATTCGCTgcagataaaatttttttagattttcttGATCGTTTTCACACACAATCAGAAATGATTTGCACGATAATGAAATGATAACAtgatttatttgtattattattttatagctctgttaaaaaaattccattttcaaatatataaataaataccaaTCAaacagattattattttaatttaaagggATTaacacaattattaatttagcaGTGTCATTTCATTTTCCAACTTTTAAGCCTGTCTAACGATTAgagatacaataattattaataaagaatcttgctattttttactttacgtATTAAAGATCTGATCGAGCCGTCGCGAATTagaaatctctttttttatctcattCGTTGATTAGGATTTTACTTGTTAGCACACTCTCCGTGCCtgtgcattttattttcatcagctgtttattttcatcttta
Proteins encoded in this window:
- the LOC105278191 gene encoding UPF0430 protein CG31712 isoform X2, producing MGRSRSRSKSPSRRRHKSKHSRKRSKSREKHSNNKYSDKPKERSSKSRKRSHSASSSSGSDASDDVHIVSHKKRSYRDRDRKMDEVERLAEMERQRRQREVEQKMVEEEAAKRIEELVQKRVEEELEKRKEEIEAEVQRRVEEAKRAMERQMMEEMEWRQAKLREEEKRREEEERKKREELERIMEENNRKIEEAQKKLAEERLAMVEEQRLMEEERQRMRKEHEKRVKEEQKRILGKNNSRPKLSFTLKPVT
- the LOC105278191 gene encoding UPF0430 protein CG31712 isoform X1; translated protein: MGRSRSRSKSPSRRRHKSKHSRKRSKSREKHSNNKYSDKPKERSSKSRKRSHSASSSSGSDASDDVHIVSHKKRSYRDRDRKMDEVERLAEMERQRKKKELMNKIFTSSTVGRQREVEQKMVEEEAAKRIEELVQKRVEEELEKRKEEIEAEVQRRVEEAKRAMERQMMEEMEWRQAKLREEEKRREEEERKKREELERIMEENNRKIEEAQKKLAEERLAMVEEQRLMEEERQRMRKEHEKRVKEEQKRILGKNNSRPKLSFTLKPVT